One Bacillota bacterium DNA segment encodes these proteins:
- a CDS encoding MFS transporter, producing MLRAKVSIAGYYFLLFAAVAFTHPFFPVFLRERGFSYGQVGAVLSVFSLTGAIASILLGWRSDQARRRRRYIVGTMLVGAAGYLLFPYVYSFGFALLLAAVLGGCIMSSQSVMMALVVDLFRHQGTAGSFGQLRVFGTIGYLLVLLTLVLWQNSPLLEPSRMFSSVALLLAISALVVLLAPENPEAVEESAHLTVNEVVYLLRRRDIALHIVAHFCFVGALMTATANLSLYLQWMQASKSFISLAYMTSALFEMPFMIAMGKLSDRIGRTRVLAIAFIALPIRLLLLALSRAPVPVLLTQTMHGLTFSIITAVSMAFIADRVEPRLRASGQGLLMAAASLASATMPVVAGLIADGWGLPALYGTLLTLSLIGAAVFFTLARHTAPAEASVRTAAPTGGQA from the coding sequence TTGTTACGGGCAAAGGTTAGCATCGCGGGGTATTACTTTCTGTTGTTCGCGGCGGTGGCGTTCACCCATCCCTTCTTTCCGGTGTTTTTGCGCGAGCGCGGCTTCTCCTATGGACAGGTGGGAGCGGTGCTGTCGGTGTTTTCGCTGACAGGGGCGATAGCAAGCATTTTGCTTGGGTGGCGGTCGGACCAGGCACGCCGTCGTCGCCGGTATATCGTGGGCACGATGCTGGTGGGCGCAGCAGGGTATTTGCTGTTTCCCTACGTCTACTCCTTCGGTTTTGCGCTGTTGCTGGCAGCGGTGCTCGGCGGATGCATCATGTCCAGCCAGTCGGTGATGATGGCGCTGGTGGTAGACCTTTTCCGCCATCAGGGCACTGCCGGGTCGTTCGGGCAACTGCGCGTGTTTGGCACGATTGGTTATCTGCTGGTGCTGCTGACACTGGTGCTCTGGCAAAACTCTCCCTTGCTGGAGCCCTCCCGGATGTTCAGCAGCGTGGCGCTGTTGCTGGCGATCTCCGCGCTGGTAGTGCTGCTGGCTCCGGAAAACCCCGAGGCGGTGGAAGAGTCCGCTCACCTCACGGTGAACGAGGTGGTCTACCTGTTACGCCGGCGTGACATCGCGCTTCATATCGTGGCGCACTTCTGCTTCGTGGGTGCGCTGATGACCGCCACCGCCAACCTCAGCCTCTACCTGCAGTGGATGCAGGCGTCAAAGTCTTTTATCAGCCTCGCCTACATGACCAGCGCGCTGTTCGAGATGCCCTTCATGATTGCGATGGGAAAACTATCCGACCGCATCGGGCGCACGCGCGTGCTGGCAATCGCTTTCATCGCCCTGCCGATACGCCTGTTGCTGCTGGCGCTCTCTCGCGCGCCGGTGCCCGTACTGCTCACCCAGACCATGCACGGGCTGACCTTCAGCATCATTACAGCGGTGTCGATGGCATTCATCGCAGACAGGGTGGAACCTCGCCTGCGGGCGAGCGGGCAGGGCTTGCTGATGGCGGCAGCGTCACTCGCTTCGGCAACCATGCCCGTTGTGGCAGGCTTGATTGCCGATGGCTGGGGATTGCCCGCCTTATACGGCACACTGCTGACCCTATCGCTCATCGGAGCGGCTGTTTTCTTCACGCTGGCGCGGCACACAGCCCCTGCGGAAGCGAGCGTGCGGACCGCCGCGCCAACAGGAGGGCAGGCATGA